The following coding sequences are from one Streptomyces angustmyceticus window:
- a CDS encoding YwqJ-related putative deaminase, whose amino-acid sequence MVLSQTNLAGSGEPNLHPAVDRFLRFLPVQLREPFMGYCAESALVSDQLWRLDEERPGGSHVTLEAAAPHFTNAVILSRLIREPGDPEHGQPTLPCRSCSALLDELGVRIMGRD is encoded by the coding sequence ATGGTGCTCAGCCAGACCAATCTTGCAGGTAGCGGGGAACCCAATCTGCATCCGGCGGTCGACCGCTTCCTGCGCTTTTTGCCCGTGCAGTTGCGTGAACCATTCATGGGGTACTGTGCCGAATCGGCGCTTGTCTCAGACCAGTTGTGGCGTTTGGACGAGGAGCGGCCAGGTGGGAGCCATGTCACGCTGGAAGCCGCAGCGCCACACTTCACGAATGCCGTAATCCTCTCGCGGCTCATCCGTGAGCCCGGTGATCCAGAGCATGGACAACCGACGCTGCCCTGCCGTTCGTGCTCCGCGCTGCTCGACGAACTCGGCGTGAGGATCATGGGCCGTGACTGA
- a CDS encoding helix-turn-helix domain-containing protein yields the protein MSTTLRFGPELRRLRQETGLTLTELSMALNYDKGHLSKVERGERAASPDLARRCDAFLGANGELQRLAIRPETDSDTTDPPAAPSLLLVGRRTSGGPRGGYGFADRPRPETRRSGALCRRSPPSLLPDAIRPAATARPVHRAEAPASPAGDANAHRRRAGRRHPVRHSGPRAPARVAVRGVHRLDGPGGRGQ from the coding sequence ATGAGTACAACTTTGCGTTTCGGCCCGGAACTTCGCCGTCTGCGACAGGAAACGGGTCTTACTCTGACCGAGTTATCCATGGCGCTCAACTACGACAAGGGGCACCTCAGCAAGGTCGAGCGCGGGGAGCGTGCCGCGTCCCCCGATCTGGCCCGGCGGTGCGACGCCTTCCTCGGCGCGAACGGCGAGCTGCAGCGCCTGGCCATCCGCCCCGAGACCGACTCGGACACCACCGACCCCCCGGCCGCCCCGAGCCTCCTGCTCGTCGGACGTCGGACGTCGGGCGGTCCTCGCGGCGGGTACGGGTTCGCTGATCGGCCTCGGCCTGAAACTCGGCGGTCGGGCGCCCTCTGCCGCCGATCCCCTCCTTCCCTCCTTCCGGATGCAATTCGACCAGCTGCGACAGCTCGGCCAGTCCACCGCGCCGAAGCTCCTGCTTCCCCTGCTGGAGACGCAAACGCGCACCGTCGCCGGGCTGGCCGCCGACACCCCGTCCGCCACTCGGGCCCCCGCGCTCCTGCTCGCGTCGCGGTTCGCGGAGTTCACCGGCTGGATGGCCCAGGAGGCCGGGGACAGTGA
- a CDS encoding toll/interleukin-1 receptor domain-containing protein produces MPDVFVNYRTGDEESAATMIARELSRRFGAERIFFASNSIELGHRFPVELVRAVEECEALLAVIGPRWAEVQGADGRPALEAEQDWTRREIQSALDRGVLVIPVLVGKATRIDRAVLPNDLRELADCQYRRFDHRNAESDLTALGDALARLLPDLGAVDRDVLAARDRAEAKSRKKSGQDAGHTRMRTRDVEQRVRGGIGNLNGDLSGTFVNEPQGPVNTGRGHQYNAPHFEGDNTGLQFTAGDNSGTVHQRFERERRHADDGR; encoded by the coding sequence ATGCCCGACGTCTTCGTCAACTACCGCACAGGCGACGAGGAATCCGCCGCGACCATGATCGCTCGGGAGCTCTCCCGACGGTTCGGCGCCGAGCGGATCTTCTTCGCCAGCAACTCGATCGAACTCGGACACCGCTTCCCGGTGGAGCTGGTCAGGGCGGTGGAGGAGTGCGAGGCGCTCCTCGCCGTGATCGGCCCGCGCTGGGCGGAGGTGCAGGGGGCCGATGGCCGCCCCGCCCTCGAAGCCGAGCAGGACTGGACCCGGCGTGAGATCCAGAGCGCACTCGACCGCGGGGTCCTGGTGATCCCCGTGCTCGTCGGAAAGGCCACGCGGATCGACCGCGCCGTCCTCCCGAACGACCTGCGGGAGCTGGCGGACTGCCAGTACCGGCGGTTCGACCACCGCAACGCCGAGTCGGACCTGACGGCGCTCGGCGACGCTCTCGCCCGGCTGCTGCCCGACCTGGGCGCGGTGGACCGCGACGTCCTAGCGGCGCGGGACCGGGCGGAGGCGAAGTCCCGCAAGAAGTCGGGCCAGGATGCCGGGCACACCAGGATGCGGACGCGCGACGTCGAACAGCGCGTGCGCGGTGGCATCGGAAACCTCAACGGAGACCTGTCCGGCACCTTCGTCAACGAGCCGCAGGGGCCCGTGAACACCGGTCGGGGCCATCAGTACAACGCACCTCACTTCGAGGGCGACAACACCGGGCTCCAGTTCACGGCGGGCGACAACAGCGGTACGGTCCACCAGCGCTTCGAGCGCGAGCGCCGGCACGCGGACGACGGACGATGA
- a CDS encoding DNA-binding protein — MAADTPSATRAPALLLASRFAEFTGWMAQEAGDSDAALRWTGEAAELARVGGDPYLGSYALVRRALVTLYGGDAASTVALARRAQSDELPPRIRGLAAQREAQGHALVGDERDCLRSLDRARELLDSDDARSGTEPVIGTTHVSDPAAMTTGWCLHDLGRPKAAAEALDQECRRLPPHALRTRARYGFRRSLAHAASGEVEHACTIAGELLAMMPAVPSATVNSDVRRLARELSRFRSSRAVRDLQPALAGVLAPAHD; from the coding sequence CTGGCCGCCGACACCCCGTCCGCCACTCGGGCCCCCGCGCTCCTGCTCGCGTCGCGGTTCGCGGAGTTCACCGGCTGGATGGCCCAGGAGGCCGGGGACAGTGATGCGGCACTCCGCTGGACCGGTGAGGCCGCCGAACTGGCGCGCGTCGGGGGCGATCCGTACCTCGGTTCCTACGCGCTCGTGCGACGCGCCCTGGTCACGCTCTACGGCGGGGACGCCGCAAGCACCGTCGCGCTGGCCCGCCGGGCCCAGAGCGACGAACTCCCGCCGCGCATCCGGGGACTCGCGGCTCAGCGGGAGGCGCAGGGGCACGCGCTCGTCGGCGACGAACGCGACTGCCTCCGCAGCCTCGACAGAGCGCGGGAGTTGCTCGACAGCGACGACGCCCGCAGCGGCACCGAGCCCGTGATCGGCACCACCCACGTGAGCGATCCGGCAGCGATGACGACCGGCTGGTGCCTGCACGACCTCGGTCGCCCCAAGGCCGCCGCCGAGGCCCTCGACCAGGAGTGCCGCCGCCTCCCGCCGCACGCGCTGCGCACCCGGGCCCGGTACGGCTTCCGCAGGTCATTGGCCCACGCCGCCTCGGGAGAGGTCGAGCACGCGTGCACCATCGCCGGGGAACTCCTGGCAATGATGCCGGCCGTGCCCTCGGCGACGGTGAACAGCGACGTCCGGCGTCTCGCACGGGAACTCTCCCGGTTCCGGAGCAGCCGGGCCGTACGCGATCTGCAGCCGGCGCTGGCAGGGGTACTCGCCCCCGCGCACGACTGA
- a CDS encoding SUKH-3 domain-containing protein yields METVIGEEEVRSWLAEHGWFPGRDIGEEADRLIADRIQDFTDQGVNIAPLRCATAFVREYGNLEFPYPRSPGIKMVVTPTFGYEGDAEDIVELSQNLGRPIFPVAYETRELGIVLMDDTERIFYLHETGSYFVAERPIEAFVKRLEGSRLQDAEDFFV; encoded by the coding sequence ATGGAAACCGTGATCGGAGAAGAAGAAGTCAGATCGTGGCTGGCGGAGCACGGATGGTTCCCGGGTCGGGACATCGGCGAGGAGGCCGACCGGCTCATTGCGGACAGAATCCAAGATTTCACGGATCAAGGCGTGAACATTGCTCCGTTGCGGTGCGCCACAGCTTTTGTGCGTGAGTATGGCAACCTTGAATTCCCCTACCCTCGAAGCCCTGGCATCAAGATGGTCGTGACGCCAACATTCGGGTACGAAGGCGATGCTGAAGACATAGTCGAGCTGAGTCAAAATCTCGGCAGGCCGATTTTTCCTGTGGCGTACGAAACGCGGGAGCTCGGCATCGTGCTTATGGACGACACGGAGCGAATCTTTTACCTGCACGAAACGGGTTCGTACTTCGTGGCCGAGCGGCCCATTGAGGCGTTTGTCAAGCGTCTCGAAGGTAGTCGTCTGCAGGATGCGGAGGATTTCTTTGTCTAG
- a CDS encoding SUKH-3 domain-containing protein has protein sequence MTDDRCVLHTAGWQPGRDTGNDGMLAILETVSTVAQSGPGRWGVFPAAEQSVREFHGLTFRPTVPGLQVAATGCTVDPRLGRYTHSTLAGLSEALGIKLFPFGRTDSDALLAVDEQARLFSVDHGGSWLLGVSPAEGITALLQGQRPERVAEEKQEWLLPPMAEEDTVADAVKTAMVLVFILDRHSVLRTDILRLHVREKMGFGREPLDLEYPLRDGAMEDVALRVITELRARLQAAGFEALELDITLAAPQARIDEASASAESATPRVDCALITANGDPRVLRFELAAPAGRLAFEQGNVAAALEEINKYTESRR, from the coding sequence GTGACTGATGACAGGTGCGTGCTTCACACCGCAGGGTGGCAACCCGGTAGGGATACCGGTAACGACGGGATGCTCGCGATATTGGAGACCGTAAGCACGGTCGCGCAGTCCGGTCCTGGGCGATGGGGGGTCTTTCCGGCCGCAGAACAGAGCGTTCGCGAGTTTCACGGATTGACTTTCCGGCCCACGGTGCCCGGGCTGCAGGTGGCCGCCACGGGATGCACAGTGGATCCCCGTCTCGGCCGGTACACCCACAGCACGCTTGCCGGGTTGAGTGAGGCGCTGGGCATCAAACTGTTTCCCTTCGGTCGAACCGACTCCGATGCTCTGCTCGCCGTCGACGAGCAGGCTCGTCTCTTCTCCGTCGATCACGGCGGCTCGTGGCTCCTCGGTGTTTCACCGGCGGAGGGCATCACCGCTCTGCTTCAGGGGCAGCGGCCGGAACGTGTGGCAGAGGAGAAGCAGGAATGGCTGCTGCCCCCCATGGCAGAGGAAGACACCGTTGCCGACGCTGTGAAGACGGCCATGGTTCTGGTCTTCATCCTGGATCGCCACTCGGTACTGAGAACGGACATACTCCGGCTGCATGTGCGGGAGAAGATGGGGTTCGGTAGGGAGCCGCTTGATCTGGAATACCCGCTTCGGGACGGCGCCATGGAGGACGTCGCGCTGCGCGTGATCACGGAGCTGCGTGCCCGCTTGCAGGCGGCAGGCTTCGAGGCCCTTGAACTGGACATCACGTTGGCAGCGCCACAGGCCAGGATCGACGAAGCCAGTGCCAGTGCTGAGTCGGCGACACCGCGAGTCGACTGCGCCTTGATTACGGCGAACGGTGACCCTCGCGTGCTGCGGTTTGAATTGGCGGCACCGGCCGGTCGACTCGCCTTCGAGCAAGGGAACGTGGCGGCAGCCCTGGAAGAGATCAACAAGTACACGGAGTCACGACGATAG